AATCCCCTCTTCGGAATCAGCGTGGCCCTGGACGGCGACGCGATCGTCGTAGGAGCGTGGATGGAGACGGACGGGACGGTGATCGATTCGCCCCCGCCTTCCGGTCCCAGATCGGGGGCTGCTTACGTCTTTCGACGCACCGGGACCTCCTGGATCCAGGAGGCTCGCTTGCAGCCGCCGGCCGTAGAGAATGGCGACCGGTTCGGCTGGTCCGTGGCGATCTCCGGCGATGTGGTCGCAGTCGGGGCACCTCTCGAGGACAGCGACGCCACGGGAATCGGCGGCGACGCAACCAACAATAATCTTGATGGAGCGGGCGCGGTCTACGTCTTTCGCCGCACCTCCGGCTCCTGGTCGCAGGACGCCTACGTCAAGCCGGGGCACCAGTTTGACTCCGGAATGACTTTCGGCGCGGCGCTCGCCCTGCGAGGCCCGACGCTGATCGTCGGAGCGGCCACCGAACGTGGAACCAATCCCGGGATAAATCCCACACCGCAATCGGGCTCGGAGGCGTCGGGCGCGGCTTTCGTCTTCCGTTACAAAGGCGCCTCGTGGACCCAGGAGGCCTATCTCAAAGCCGCGGTCATCGGCGGCACAAACGACGATTATTTCGGGTTTTCCCTGGCCTTCGACGGTCAGACGCTGGTCGTGGGCGCCCCTCGCGAGGACAGCAACGCCACAGGGGTCAACGGAGATGCCACGGACAATAGCTCCCTGGAAAGCGGTGCGGCTTACGTTTTCCGGTAGGCTCGGGGACGGCCGATCCCCTCTGGACCCGCAGGGAAGTCCTTTGGTACCCTGAGGCGCGTGAGACTCGCGCGCCGCGACTTCCTGCGCCGGGCGGGGGCTCTGACCCTCGGGTTCCTGGGCCTGCGGCACCTGGCCGGCTGCGGGGGAGAATCTCCGCACCGGATCCGCGGACTCGGCGATCTCGTTTCCGACCCGAACGAGATCCTCGACCTCCCGCCGGACTTCCGCTATCAGATCCTCTCGCCCACGGGAGAGCCGATGGCCGACGGGCTTCTCGTCCCCGGCGGCCACGACGGCATGGCCGCCTTCCCCGGACCCGACGGACGGACGGTCCTCGTGCGCAACCACGAACTTCTCCCCTCCGACGTCCGCCGCGGCCCGTTCGGTTCCCGCAACGAGCTTCTCGGACGGATCCCCCGCGAACGCCTGTACGACCCCGGCCACGGCCTGACCCCCGGCCTCGGAGGAACGACGACCCTCGTGTACGACACCCGCTCCCGCAGGCTCCACCGGCAGTTCCTCAGCCTCGCGGGCACCTGGCGAAACTGCGCCGGCGGACCCACCCCCTGGGGAACCTGGCTCACCTGCGAGGAAACCGTCCAGCGCGGCGGGGGTCCCGCCGAACGCGACCACGGCTTCGTCTTCGAGGTCCCCGCCGACCCCGCCCGCGGCCCCGTGGCGCGCCCGGAACCCCTCAAGGCCATGGGCCGCTTCAATCACGAAGCAGCCGCCGTAGACCCCCGGTCGGGGGCCGTCTACATGACCGAGGACCGAGGCGGGACCTCCGTCGCGCGGCCTTCGGAGCGCGGCCTGGGACTCCTCTACCGGTTCCTGCCCGACCGGCCCGGAGAGCTCGCCCGCGGCGGACGCCTCCAGGCCCTCAAGATCGTCGACCGCGCCGGAGCCGACACCACGAACTGGGGCGGACGCGAACCGGCCGTCCCCGTGGGCGTCCCCTTGGCCGTCGAGTGGATCGATCTCGAGGACGTCGAGTCCCCGGACGATTCGCTGCGCCATCAGGGCCATTCCCGCGGCGCCGCCCGATTCAGCCGCGGGGAAGGCATCTGGGCCGCAAAGGACGGAATCTACTTCTGCGCCACCGACGGCGGCCGCCGCCGCAAGGGACAGATCTGGCGCTACGTCCCGAGTCCCGACGAGGGCGCTCCCGGAGAGCGCCGCCGGCCGGGAACCCTGGAACTCTTCATCGAGCCCGACGACGCCTCCGTCATGGAGAACGGCGACAACCTCACGGCCGCCCCGTGGGGCGATCTGGTCTTCTGCGAGGACGGCCCCTGGGGGAACCGGCTGGTCGGCGTGACCCCGGAAGGCAAGCTCTACCCCATCGCCCGCAACGCGCTCAATTCGTTCGAGCTGGCGGGGGCGTGCTTCTCCCCGGACGGGACCACGCTCTTCGCCAACATCCAGACCCCCGGCCTCACCCTGGCCATCTGGGGCCCCTGGGAGCGGCGGCTGGCCTGACGCCGTTTCTCCTTCCGGGAAGGCAAATTTCTCCGCAAAATCCTCCTCGCGGGACGGAGAAACCGATCGACCTTGCCTTGTAACGCCGCGCGGAGTGCTGTAACAGAGAAGGATAGTCCGGCTGTAGAGGAAGAGCGAACCACGGGGTTTCCTCCGCGCCCAACGGAGAATTCCGCCCCTCCCCACGGGAGGGATCCGCGGGAGTGGACATCCCCCGTGATTCGTGATTCGTTATACGTAATTCGCGATGCGCGATTCGCTTGGGGATTCCCGGAACGGCTGAAACGGCACCCATGAGCTCACCCGCCCGCCGGCGCCTGGGCGCCGCCGCGCTCGTCCTGGCGATCCTTCTTCCCGCGCCTTACGCGGAGGCGGTGATTCCCTCCGCCTTCGGGCCCATCCAGGCCCTTCTGGTCATCCTCCCTCAACTCCTGGTGGCCCTGGCGGCCGCCGTCGTGGCGCTCTTCAAGCCCCGAACCTACCGCTTTCTGGCGGCCTACCTCTGGAGCCATAAGATCCTGACGCTCGTCCTGGCGGGCCTGGCGGCCGTCGCGATCGTCGGCCCCGGCGCGATTTTCGGAGGAGGCGCCGTCGCCGCCGAACGCCGCGGCGCCGCCTGGGAAGCTTTCCGCGGGGGCCCCCTCCGGACCGGAACCGTGCCCGGCTCCTCCGGTCCCGTGGCCGCGCCGGAAGTCCTCTGGAAACTCACGCTCGGCGCCTCCGCCGCGGTCGATTCCTCCCCCGCTCTCGTGGGCAACCGGCTCTACTTCGGCGCCGCGCGCCACTCCGCCTTCGGCGGCGGCTCGGGCCTCCTGGCCGCCGCGGACACCGAAACCGGACGGCTCGTCTGGGAATACGACGGCAAGGGCGACCTCGCCCCGCCCCTGCGCCCGGTCTTTTCCTCCCCCGCCGTGGCCGCCGAACCCGACCCCGCCGGCGGCCCCCCCGCCGCCCGGTTTCTCGTCAGCGGCGAAGGCTACCACGAGGACAAGAACTGCCGCCTCGTCTGCCTGGACCTCGAACCCGTCCGCCGGGGCGAGCCTCGGCCGCGCCTCCACTGGTTCGTTCAGACCACCAGCCACGTCGAAAGTTCCCCGTGCGTCTT
This genomic window from Planctomycetota bacterium contains:
- a CDS encoding alkaline phosphatase PhoX, giving the protein MRLARRDFLRRAGALTLGFLGLRHLAGCGGESPHRIRGLGDLVSDPNEILDLPPDFRYQILSPTGEPMADGLLVPGGHDGMAAFPGPDGRTVLVRNHELLPSDVRRGPFGSRNELLGRIPRERLYDPGHGLTPGLGGTTTLVYDTRSRRLHRQFLSLAGTWRNCAGGPTPWGTWLTCEETVQRGGGPAERDHGFVFEVPADPARGPVARPEPLKAMGRFNHEAAAVDPRSGAVYMTEDRGGTSVARPSERGLGLLYRFLPDRPGELARGGRLQALKIVDRAGADTTNWGGREPAVPVGVPLAVEWIDLEDVESPDDSLRHQGHSRGAARFSRGEGIWAAKDGIYFCATDGGRRRKGQIWRYVPSPDEGAPGERRRPGTLELFIEPDDASVMENGDNLTAAPWGDLVFCEDGPWGNRLVGVTPEGKLYPIARNALNSFELAGACFSPDGTTLFANIQTPGLTLAIWGPWERRLA